One segment of Streptomyces sp. NA02950 DNA contains the following:
- a CDS encoding universal stress protein: MAGHEIPEPADRKRVADHMAHPEAAEETRHSCDPAFQHGVVVGFDGSTSSERALAYAIGMARRSGSGLIIVHVANRLPTTVWAGCEPPVFVDVPDHRTEVLGLELACADHLSEVPWILVERGGDICHELEEVGREYSADAIVVGSTHGLVGRLFGSVAGRLARRAQRPVVVIP; this comes from the coding sequence ATGGCCGGTCACGAAATCCCCGAACCCGCGGACCGCAAGCGGGTCGCCGATCATATGGCGCACCCCGAAGCGGCGGAAGAAACACGTCATTCCTGCGATCCAGCGTTCCAGCACGGCGTCGTGGTGGGATTCGACGGTTCCACATCGAGCGAGCGCGCCCTCGCCTACGCGATCGGGATGGCCCGGCGCTCGGGCTCCGGGCTGATCATCGTCCACGTGGCCAACCGGCTGCCGACGACGGTGTGGGCGGGCTGTGAGCCGCCCGTCTTCGTCGACGTACCCGATCACCGCACCGAGGTGCTGGGGCTCGAGCTGGCCTGCGCCGATCATCTCTCCGAGGTGCCGTGGATCCTCGTCGAGCGGGGCGGGGACATCTGCCATGAGCTGGAGGAGGTCGGCCGGGAGTACTCGGCCGACGCGATCGTGGTCGGCTCCACCCACGGTCTGGTGGGGCGGCTCTTCGGCTCGGTGGCCGGACGGCTCGCGCGGCGGGCGCAGCGGCCCGTCGTGGTCATCCCCTGA
- the glmS gene encoding glutamine--fructose-6-phosphate transaminase (isomerizing) gives MCGIVGYIGKRDVAPLLLEGLQRLEYRGYDSAGIAIQAKPAKGAQAAGLKTAKAKGRVRDLESRLPKRFAGTVGIAHTRWATHGAPNDINAHPHTDADGKVAIVHNGIIDNAADLRAKLAADGVELVSETDSEVLAHLIGRSQASTLEEKVRHALALIEGTYGIAVLHADFPDRIVVARNGSPVVLGIGEKEMFVASDVAALVSHTRQVVTLDDGEMATLKADDYRTYTTEGSRTSSSPTTVEWEAESYDMGGHDTYMHKEIHEQVDAVDRVLRGRIDDRFSTVRLGGLNLDAREARGVRRVKILGCGSAYHTGLIGAQLIEELARIPADAEPASEFRYRNPVVDPDTLYIAVSQSGETYDTLAAVQELKRKGARVLGVVNVVGSAIARETDGGVYVHAGPEVCVVSTKCFTNTAVAFALLALHLGRIRDLSVADGKRIIAGLRKLPEQIAEVLRGEEEVKKLAAEYANAKSMMFIGRVRGYPVAREASLKLKEVSYVHAEAYPASELKHGPLALIEPEVPTVAVLPDDDLLEKNRATLEEIKARSGRILAVAHQEQEKADHTIVVPRNEVELDPILMGIPLQLLAYHTALALGRDIDKPRNLAKSVTVE, from the coding sequence ATGTGCGGAATCGTCGGATACATCGGCAAACGCGATGTGGCACCGCTGCTGCTGGAGGGACTCCAGCGGCTGGAGTACCGCGGCTACGACTCCGCGGGCATCGCGATCCAGGCCAAGCCCGCCAAGGGTGCCCAGGCCGCCGGGCTGAAGACCGCCAAGGCCAAGGGCCGGGTCCGTGACCTGGAGTCCAGGCTGCCCAAGCGCTTCGCGGGCACCGTCGGCATCGCCCACACCCGCTGGGCCACCCACGGCGCGCCCAACGACATCAACGCGCACCCCCACACGGACGCCGACGGCAAGGTCGCCATCGTCCACAACGGGATCATCGACAACGCCGCCGATCTGCGCGCCAAGCTGGCCGCCGACGGGGTGGAGCTGGTCTCCGAGACCGACTCCGAGGTGCTGGCCCACCTGATCGGCCGCTCCCAGGCGAGCACCCTGGAGGAGAAGGTCCGCCACGCCCTCGCCCTGATCGAGGGCACCTACGGCATCGCCGTACTGCACGCGGACTTTCCCGATCGCATCGTCGTCGCCCGCAACGGCTCGCCCGTGGTGCTCGGTATCGGCGAGAAGGAGATGTTCGTCGCCTCCGACGTCGCCGCGCTGGTCAGCCACACCCGCCAGGTGGTCACCCTGGACGACGGCGAGATGGCCACCCTCAAGGCCGACGACTACCGCACCTACACCACCGAGGGCAGCCGCACCTCCTCCTCCCCCACCACCGTGGAGTGGGAGGCCGAGTCCTATGACATGGGCGGCCACGACACCTATATGCACAAGGAGATCCACGAGCAGGTCGACGCCGTGGACCGGGTGCTGCGCGGCCGGATAGACGACCGCTTCTCCACCGTCCGGCTGGGCGGGCTCAACCTGGACGCCCGCGAGGCGCGCGGAGTGCGCCGGGTGAAGATCCTCGGCTGCGGTTCGGCGTACCACACGGGTCTGATCGGTGCCCAGCTGATCGAGGAGCTGGCCCGGATCCCGGCCGACGCCGAGCCCGCGAGCGAGTTCCGCTACCGCAACCCGGTGGTGGACCCCGACACCCTCTACATCGCGGTCAGCCAGTCCGGTGAGACCTACGACACCCTGGCCGCCGTCCAGGAGCTCAAGCGCAAGGGCGCGCGGGTGCTGGGCGTCGTCAACGTCGTCGGCAGCGCCATCGCGCGCGAGACGGACGGCGGAGTGTACGTGCACGCGGGCCCGGAGGTGTGTGTCGTCTCCACCAAGTGCTTCACCAACACCGCCGTCGCCTTCGCCCTGCTCGCCCTGCATCTGGGCCGGATCCGCGATCTGTCGGTCGCCGACGGCAAGCGGATCATCGCCGGACTGCGCAAGCTGCCGGAGCAGATCGCCGAGGTGCTGCGCGGCGAGGAGGAGGTCAAGAAGCTCGCCGCGGAGTACGCGAACGCAAAGAGCATGATGTTCATCGGCCGGGTCCGCGGCTACCCGGTTGCGCGCGAGGCGTCCCTGAAGCTCAAGGAGGTCAGCTACGTGCACGCGGAGGCGTACCCGGCCTCCGAGCTCAAGCACGGACCGCTGGCGCTCATCGAGCCGGAGGTGCCGACCGTGGCGGTGCTGCCCGATGACGACCTGCTGGAGAAGAACCGCGCGACCCTGGAGGAGATCAAGGCCCGCAGCGGCCGGATCCTCGCCGTCGCGCACCAGGAGCAGGAGAAGGCGGACCACACGATCGTGGTACCCCGCAACGAGGTGGAGCTCGACCCGATCCTCATGGGCATCCCGCTCCAACTGCTCGCCTACCACACGGCGCTGGCGCTGGGCCGGGACATCGACAAGCCCCGCAACCTCGCCAAGTCGGTGACGGTGGAGTAG
- a CDS encoding DUF4429 domain-containing protein — MAEITQSDGAWSFDGGSIRIVPGRDKSVHPARQALGELNVPLWALAGIAHEPGRRSGRLRLKLREGADPLLQVTGGKLPDAADPYQLAVEADRTGVAEYMVEEVRRALLLDQVPSGPCDRYLMPGPYVPLSATAGDATVTFDGERLRLEWNWKTEESKKSGGTRTIRLADLEAVEWLPAAGLENGYLRFRTAKAAAPAAPKYDPHAVVLYGFKKDPLMALVAAAVTARLPHPGAATAAAPAPSAEPADTAPAPGDQNPQSAHNRQNGQDGQGAASGSDGGDADHDALLRRLRELGDLHRSGVLTEEEFTAAKHAVLRRF, encoded by the coding sequence ATGGCGGAAATCACCCAGAGCGATGGTGCCTGGTCCTTCGACGGCGGCTCGATACGGATCGTCCCGGGGCGGGACAAGAGCGTCCATCCCGCCCGGCAGGCGCTCGGCGAACTGAACGTCCCCCTGTGGGCGTTGGCGGGCATCGCCCATGAACCGGGGCGCAGGTCAGGGCGGTTGCGGCTGAAGCTGCGCGAGGGCGCGGATCCGCTGCTCCAGGTGACGGGCGGCAAGCTGCCGGACGCGGCCGATCCGTATCAGCTGGCGGTCGAGGCGGACCGCACGGGCGTCGCCGAGTACATGGTCGAGGAGGTCCGGCGGGCGCTGCTGCTGGACCAGGTGCCGTCCGGCCCGTGCGACCGCTATCTGATGCCCGGCCCGTACGTTCCGCTGTCGGCGACCGCCGGGGACGCCACCGTCACCTTCGACGGGGAGCGGCTCCGGCTGGAGTGGAACTGGAAGACCGAGGAGTCGAAGAAGTCGGGCGGGACGCGGACCATCCGGCTGGCCGACCTGGAGGCGGTGGAGTGGCTGCCCGCCGCCGGACTGGAGAACGGCTATCTGCGGTTCCGCACGGCGAAGGCGGCGGCCCCGGCCGCGCCGAAGTACGACCCGCACGCCGTGGTGCTCTACGGCTTCAAGAAGGATCCGCTGATGGCGCTGGTCGCGGCGGCCGTCACGGCTCGGCTGCCGCATCCGGGCGCCGCCACGGCAGCGGCCCCGGCACCGTCGGCCGAGCCGGCCGACACGGCCCCCGCCCCGGGCGACCAGAACCCTCAGAGCGCACATAACAGGCAGAACGGTCAAGACGGTCAGGGCGCGGCGAGTGGATCCGACGGCGGTGACGCGGATCACGACGCCCTGCTGCGACGACTGCGGGAACTCGGCGATCTCCACCGGAGCGGGGTGCTCACCGAGGAGGAGTTCACGGCCGCCAAGCACGCCGTACTCCGCCGTTTCTAG
- a CDS encoding beta-N-acetylhexosaminidase, which translates to MRRRRARLLCSLLLTVAAGAGTAATAEPSAAAPSPSAAAPTPLDRVVPAPASVRPAATPYTLGPDTRIRISGDASAARRVGDYLAGVLRPATGYRLPVTARGGGDGIRLRLTPGARAVRGLGAEGYRLDVTGHAVTISARASSGLFHGVQTLRQLLPASVERTTRQPGPWRISGGTITDEPRFGYRGAMLDVSRHFFTVDQVKRYIDQLALYKINKLHLHLSDDQGWRIAIDSWPRLAGYGGSTQVGGGPGGFYTKADYREIVAYAAARELTVVPEIDLPGHTNAALASYAELNCDGVARPLYTGTEVGFSSLCVPKEVTYDFVDDVIRELAALTPGRLIHIGGDEAHSTSHADYTAFMDRVQPIVARYGKTVVGWHQLTGARPAEGAIAQYWGLDGSEKEVADAAKAGTRLILSPANRAYLDMKYTKDTPLGLSWAGYVEARQSYDWDPGASIKDAPASSVLGVEAPLWTETLSTSAHIEYMAFPRLPGIAELGWSPRATHDWDSYKVRLAAQGPRWDALGISYYRSPQVPWPTS; encoded by the coding sequence GTGAGACGACGCCGTGCCCGACTTCTGTGTTCCCTCCTGCTGACCGTGGCGGCGGGGGCGGGGACCGCCGCCACGGCGGAACCGTCCGCCGCCGCCCCGTCCCCCTCCGCCGCCGCGCCCACCCCGCTGGACCGGGTGGTGCCCGCACCCGCCTCCGTACGCCCCGCCGCCACCCCGTACACCCTCGGCCCCGACACCCGTATCCGGATCTCCGGGGACGCGTCCGCGGCGCGGCGGGTGGGCGACTACCTCGCGGGCGTACTGCGCCCCGCCACCGGCTACCGGCTGCCGGTGACCGCGCGGGGCGGCGGTGACGGCATCCGGCTGCGGCTCACGCCCGGGGCGCGCGCCGTACGCGGCCTCGGCGCGGAGGGCTACCGGCTGGACGTGACCGGACATGCCGTCACCATCAGCGCCCGCGCCTCGTCGGGGCTGTTCCACGGTGTCCAGACACTGCGTCAGCTGCTGCCCGCGTCGGTGGAGCGGACGACCCGGCAGCCCGGCCCCTGGCGGATCTCCGGCGGCACCATCACCGATGAGCCGCGCTTCGGCTACCGGGGCGCGATGCTCGACGTCTCCCGGCACTTCTTCACCGTCGACCAGGTCAAGCGCTATATCGACCAGCTCGCCCTGTACAAGATCAACAAGCTGCACCTGCATCTCTCGGACGACCAGGGGTGGCGGATCGCCATCGACTCCTGGCCGCGGCTGGCCGGCTACGGCGGTTCCACCCAGGTCGGCGGCGGGCCCGGCGGCTTCTACACCAAGGCCGACTACCGGGAGATCGTGGCTTACGCGGCCGCCCGCGAGCTGACGGTCGTGCCCGAGATCGACCTGCCGGGGCACACCAACGCGGCGCTGGCCTCCTACGCGGAGCTCAACTGCGACGGGGTCGCCCGGCCGCTCTACACCGGTACCGAGGTCGGCTTCAGCTCCCTGTGCGTGCCCAAGGAGGTGACCTACGACTTCGTGGACGATGTGATCCGCGAACTCGCCGCACTCACTCCCGGCCGGCTGATCCACATCGGCGGTGACGAGGCGCACTCCACCAGCCACGCCGACTACACGGCCTTCATGGACCGGGTGCAGCCCATCGTGGCCCGCTACGGCAAGACGGTGGTGGGCTGGCACCAGCTGACCGGCGCCCGCCCCGCCGAGGGAGCCATCGCCCAGTACTGGGGGCTGGACGGCAGTGAGAAGGAGGTCGCGGACGCCGCCAAGGCGGGCACCCGGCTGATCCTCTCGCCCGCCAACCGCGCCTATCTGGACATGAAATACACCAAGGACACCCCGCTGGGGCTCTCCTGGGCCGGATATGTCGAGGCCCGGCAGTCCTACGACTGGGACCCCGGCGCCTCCATCAAGGACGCCCCGGCCTCATCGGTCCTCGGGGTGGAGGCGCCGCTGTGGACGGAGACCCTCTCGACGAGCGCGCATATCGAGTACATGGCCTTCCCCCGGCTGCCCGGTATCGCCGAACTCGGCTGGTCGCCGCGGGCCACCCATGACTGGGACTCCTACAAGGTGCGGCTGGCCGCCCAGGGGCCCCGCTGGGACGCCCTGGGCATCAGTTACTACCGCTCACCGCAGGTGCCCTGGCCCACGTCCTGA
- a CDS encoding acyl-CoA dehydrogenase family protein produces the protein MTIDHRLSAEHEELRRTVEEFAHDVVAPKIGEYWEHHEFPYEIIREMGRMGLFGLPFPEEYGGMGGDYLALGLALEELARVDSSVAITLEAGVSLGAMPIFLYGTEEQKRQWLPGLCSGESLGAFGLTEPAGGSDAGATRTTARLDEATGEWVINGSKCFITNSGTDITALVTVTAVTDRAADGRPRISSIIVPSGTPGFSVAAPYSKVGWNASDTRELSFTDCRVPAANLLGEPGRGYAQFLRILDEGRIAISALATGLAQGCVDESVSYAKTRESFGRPIGANQAIQFKIADMEMRAHMARVAWRDAASRLVRGEPFKKEASIAKLYSSGVAVDNAREATQIHGGYGFMNEYPVARMWRDSKILEIGEGTSEVQRMLIARELGFAS, from the coding sequence ATGACGATCGACCATCGTCTCTCCGCCGAGCACGAAGAACTGCGCCGCACCGTCGAGGAGTTCGCGCATGACGTGGTCGCCCCGAAGATCGGGGAGTACTGGGAGCACCATGAGTTCCCGTACGAGATCATCCGGGAGATGGGCCGGATGGGCCTGTTCGGGCTGCCGTTCCCCGAGGAGTACGGCGGTATGGGCGGCGACTACCTCGCGCTCGGTCTGGCCCTCGAGGAGCTGGCCCGGGTCGACTCCTCGGTGGCGATCACCCTGGAGGCCGGGGTCTCCCTCGGCGCGATGCCGATCTTCCTCTACGGCACCGAGGAGCAGAAGCGGCAGTGGCTGCCGGGGCTGTGCTCCGGGGAGTCGCTGGGCGCGTTCGGGCTGACCGAGCCCGCCGGCGGTTCGGACGCGGGCGCCACCCGCACCACCGCGCGGCTGGACGAGGCCACCGGCGAGTGGGTGATCAACGGCTCCAAGTGCTTCATCACCAACTCCGGTACGGACATCACCGCGCTGGTCACGGTCACCGCCGTCACCGACCGCGCGGCCGACGGCCGCCCCAGGATCTCCTCGATCATCGTGCCCTCCGGCACTCCGGGCTTCAGCGTGGCCGCCCCCTACTCCAAGGTGGGGTGGAACGCCTCGGACACCCGTGAGCTGTCCTTCACCGACTGCCGGGTCCCGGCGGCCAATCTGCTGGGCGAACCGGGCCGTGGCTACGCCCAGTTCCTGCGGATACTGGACGAGGGCCGGATCGCGATCTCCGCGCTGGCCACCGGGCTCGCCCAGGGCTGTGTGGACGAGTCGGTGTCATACGCCAAGACCCGCGAGTCGTTCGGCCGCCCCATCGGCGCCAACCAGGCGATCCAGTTCAAGATCGCGGACATGGAGATGCGCGCCCATATGGCCCGGGTGGCCTGGCGTGACGCGGCGTCCCGGCTGGTGCGCGGTGAGCCGTTCAAGAAGGAGGCGTCGATCGCGAAGCTCTACTCCTCCGGTGTCGCGGTGGACAACGCCCGCGAGGCCACCCAGATCCACGGTGGCTACGGCTTTATGAACGAGTATCCGGTGGCCCGGATGTGGCGCGACTCCAAGATCCTGGAGATCGGCGAGGGCACCAGTGAGGTCCAGCGGATGCTGATCGCCCGGGAGTTGGGCTTCGCGAGCTGA
- a CDS encoding hydroxymethylglutaryl-CoA lyase, which produces MSAPDTPAGPAGLPMSVPAPGLPARVRIHEVGPRDGLQNERTLVPVAVKAEFIRRLAEAGLTTIEATSFVHPTWVPQLADAEQLMPLIDDVSARLPVLVPNERGLERALALGAREIAVFASATESFAKANLNRTVDQALEMFAPVVTRAREAGVAVRGYLSMCFGDPWEGPVPVSQTVSVSRRLIDMGCAEVSLGDTIGVATPGHVEELLATLNEAGVANDRLAVHFHDTYGQALANTLAALQHGVTTVDASAGGLGGCPYAKSATGNLATEDLVWMLDGLGIETGVDLGRLTATSVWMARHLGRPSPSRTVRALSQKET; this is translated from the coding sequence ATGTCCGCACCGGACACCCCCGCCGGGCCCGCCGGGCTCCCCATGAGCGTTCCGGCCCCCGGGCTGCCCGCCCGGGTCCGGATCCACGAGGTGGGCCCGCGGGACGGCTTGCAGAACGAGAGGACGCTGGTGCCGGTGGCCGTGAAGGCCGAGTTCATCCGGCGGCTCGCCGAGGCCGGTCTCACCACCATCGAGGCCACCAGCTTCGTCCACCCCACGTGGGTGCCCCAACTGGCCGACGCCGAGCAGCTGATGCCGCTGATCGACGATGTCTCCGCGCGACTGCCGGTGCTGGTGCCCAATGAGCGCGGTCTCGAGCGGGCGCTCGCCCTCGGCGCCCGGGAGATCGCCGTCTTCGCCAGCGCCACCGAGTCCTTCGCCAAGGCCAATCTCAATCGCACGGTGGACCAGGCGCTGGAGATGTTCGCACCGGTGGTCACCCGGGCCCGGGAGGCCGGGGTGGCGGTGCGCGGCTATCTGTCGATGTGCTTCGGCGACCCCTGGGAGGGGCCGGTCCCGGTCTCCCAGACCGTCTCGGTCAGCCGCCGCCTGATCGACATGGGGTGTGCCGAGGTGAGCCTCGGCGACACCATCGGCGTGGCCACCCCCGGCCATGTCGAGGAGCTGCTGGCCACCCTCAATGAGGCGGGCGTGGCCAACGACCGGCTGGCCGTCCACTTCCACGACACCTACGGCCAGGCGCTCGCCAACACCCTGGCCGCGCTCCAGCACGGCGTCACCACCGTCGACGCCTCCGCCGGGGGCCTCGGCGGCTGTCCCTACGCCAAGAGCGCCACCGGCAATCTCGCGACCGAAGACCTGGTGTGGATGCTCGACGGCCTCGGCATCGAGACCGGGGTCGATCTCGGCCGTCTCACCGCGACCAGCGTGTGGATGGCCCGGCACCTGGGCCGCCCCAGCCCGTCCCGTACCGTCCGCGCCCTCTCCCAGAAGGAGACCTGA
- a CDS encoding biotin carboxylase N-terminal domain-containing protein, with protein sequence MFETVLVANRGEIAVRVIRTLRRLGVRSVAVYSDADADARHVREADTAVRIGPAQAAESYLSIERLLDAAARTGAQAVHPGYGFLAENAAFARACADAGLAFIGPPADAIELMGDKIRAKETVRAAGVPVVPGSSGSGLTDAQLTEAAREIGMPVLLKPSAGGGGKGMRLVRDESLLAEEIAAARREARGAFGDDTLLVERWIDRPRHIEIQVLADGHGGVIHLGERECSLQRRHQKIIEEAPSPLLDEATRALMGAAAASAARSCGYVGAGTVEFIVPGDDPSAYCFMEMNTRLQVEHPVTELITGLDLVEWQLRVAAGEPLPHAQEDITFSGHAVEARICAETARATGERVDFLPSAGTVLALDEPEGEGVRVDSGLSTGTEVGTTYDPMLAKVIAHGPDRPTALRRLRAALAELSVLGVDTNAGFLRRLAAHPQVASGELDTGLVDRAAASLVPELVPDEVYAAAALLRQSALEPGGAGAPGAARPGSGGWVDPFSVPTGWRLGGTPAWTVHRLRISGHPPVTVRVRGRAYDAEVVIERQDISPAAQDVPPAGALRARLTGLGEDGGRVVLDLAGVTFPFRHVADGASQWLGREGDTWRVVGHDPVEEALRGGASAAHAGELTAPMPGTVTVVKAAVGDEVTAGQGLLVVEAMKMEHLISAPHDGTVTELDVTPGSTVAMDQLLAVVTPSETPSETEERV encoded by the coding sequence ATGTTCGAGACAGTCCTGGTGGCCAACCGCGGTGAGATCGCCGTGCGTGTCATCCGCACCCTGCGCCGGCTCGGGGTGCGCTCGGTCGCCGTCTACAGCGACGCCGACGCGGACGCCCGCCATGTGCGGGAGGCGGACACCGCCGTGCGGATCGGCCCCGCCCAGGCCGCGGAGAGCTATCTGTCGATCGAGCGGCTGCTGGACGCCGCGGCGCGCACCGGTGCCCAGGCCGTCCACCCCGGCTACGGCTTCCTCGCGGAGAACGCGGCGTTCGCCCGCGCCTGCGCCGACGCCGGGCTCGCCTTCATCGGCCCCCCGGCCGACGCCATCGAGCTGATGGGCGACAAGATCCGCGCCAAGGAGACGGTGCGCGCGGCCGGGGTACCGGTGGTGCCCGGCTCCTCCGGCAGCGGGCTGACGGACGCCCAGCTCACCGAGGCGGCCAGGGAGATCGGGATGCCCGTGCTGCTCAAGCCCTCGGCGGGCGGCGGCGGCAAGGGCATGCGACTGGTGCGGGACGAGTCCCTGCTCGCCGAGGAGATCGCGGCCGCCCGGCGCGAGGCGCGCGGCGCCTTCGGCGATGACACCCTGCTGGTCGAGCGCTGGATCGACCGGCCCCGCCATATCGAGATCCAGGTGCTGGCCGACGGCCACGGCGGGGTGATCCACCTCGGGGAGCGCGAGTGCTCGCTCCAGCGCCGCCATCAGAAGATCATCGAGGAGGCGCCCAGCCCGCTGCTGGACGAGGCCACCCGGGCGCTGATGGGTGCGGCGGCGGCCTCGGCGGCCCGCTCGTGCGGCTATGTCGGCGCGGGCACGGTGGAGTTCATCGTGCCGGGCGACGACCCGTCCGCGTACTGCTTCATGGAGATGAACACCCGCCTCCAGGTCGAGCATCCGGTGACCGAGCTGATCACCGGGCTCGATCTGGTGGAGTGGCAGCTGCGGGTGGCCGCGGGCGAGCCGCTGCCCCACGCCCAGGAGGACATCACCTTCTCCGGCCATGCCGTGGAAGCCCGGATCTGCGCCGAGACCGCCCGCGCCACGGGCGAGCGGGTCGACTTCCTGCCCTCGGCGGGCACGGTACTCGCGCTGGACGAGCCCGAGGGCGAAGGCGTCCGTGTCGACTCCGGGCTGAGCACCGGCACCGAGGTGGGCACCACCTACGACCCGATGCTCGCCAAGGTCATCGCCCATGGCCCGGACCGCCCCACCGCGCTGCGCCGGCTGCGGGCCGCCCTCGCCGAGCTGAGCGTTTTGGGTGTGGACACCAACGCGGGCTTTCTGCGCCGTCTTGCCGCCCATCCGCAGGTGGCCTCCGGCGAGTTGGACACCGGCCTCGTCGACCGCGCGGCGGCCTCCCTGGTCCCGGAGCTGGTCCCGGACGAGGTCTATGCCGCGGCGGCGCTGCTGCGCCAGTCCGCCCTCGAGCCGGGCGGCGCCGGTGCGCCGGGCGCGGCCCGCCCGGGGTCCGGCGGCTGGGTCGACCCGTTCTCGGTCCCGACCGGCTGGCGGCTCGGCGGTACACCCGCCTGGACCGTCCACCGGCTGCGGATCTCCGGCCACCCCCCGGTCACGGTCCGGGTGCGCGGCCGGGCGTATGACGCCGAGGTGGTGATCGAGCGGCAGGACATCAGCCCGGCCGCCCAGGACGTGCCCCCGGCCGGGGCCCTGCGGGCACGGCTGACGGGGCTCGGCGAAGACGGCGGACGGGTCGTGCTCGATCTGGCCGGGGTCACCTTCCCCTTCCGCCATGTCGCGGACGGCGCGAGCCAGTGGCTGGGGCGCGAGGGGGACACCTGGCGCGTGGTGGGCCACGACCCGGTGGAGGAGGCGCTGCGCGGCGGGGCGTCCGCCGCCCACGCCGGGGAGCTCACCGCCCCGATGCCCGGCACCGTCACCGTGGTCAAGGCGGCCGTCGGTGACGAGGTCACCGCGGGCCAGGGCCTGCTGGTGGTCGAGGCGATGAAGATGGAGCACCTCATCTCCGCGCCGCACGACGGCACCGTCACCGAGCTCGATGTCACCCCCGGCAGCACGGTCGCCATGGATCAGCTGCTGGCGGTCGTCACCCCGTCCGAGACGCCCAGCGAGACCGAGGAGCGTGTGTGA
- a CDS encoding carboxyl transferase domain-containing protein, with protein MEQAPVLRSGADPASDAWKANEAAHRELAARLREKLAAARLGGGDKARTRHTARGKLLPRDRVDTLLDPGSPFLELAPLAADGMYGGQAPAAGVIAGIGRVAGREVVVVANDATVKGGTYYPMTVKKHLRAQEVALENRLPCVYLVDSGGAFLPMQDEVFPDRDHFGRIFYNQARMSGAGIPQVAAVLGSCTAGGAYVPAMSDEAVIVRGQGTIFLGGPPLVKAATGEVVTAEELGGGEVHSRVSGVTDHLAEDDAHALRIVRDIVATLPPSPAQLGALPWRVEPSEEPAVDPAGLYGAVPVDSRTPYDVREVIARVVDGSRFAEFKAEFGTTLITGFARIMGHPVGIVANNGILFSESAQKGAHFIELCDQRGIPLVFLQNISGFMVGRSYEAGGIAKHGAKMVTAVACTRVPKLTVVVGGSYGAGNYSMCGRAYSPRFLWMWPNAKISVMGGEQAASVLATVKRDQLEARGEEWSAEDEEAFRAPVREQYETQGSAYYATARLWDDGVIDPLETRTVLGLALTACASAPLPEKDPAAPGYGVFRM; from the coding sequence ATGGAGCAGGCACCGGTGCTGCGGAGCGGCGCCGACCCGGCGTCCGACGCCTGGAAGGCCAATGAGGCCGCACACCGCGAGCTGGCCGCGCGCCTGCGCGAGAAGCTGGCCGCGGCGCGGCTGGGGGGCGGCGACAAGGCGCGCACGCGCCACACCGCGCGCGGCAAGCTGCTGCCGCGGGACCGGGTGGACACCCTGCTGGACCCGGGCTCACCGTTCCTGGAGCTGGCCCCGCTGGCGGCCGACGGGATGTACGGCGGCCAGGCCCCGGCGGCGGGTGTGATCGCCGGGATCGGCCGGGTCGCGGGCCGCGAGGTGGTGGTGGTCGCCAATGACGCCACCGTCAAGGGCGGCACCTATTACCCGATGACGGTGAAGAAGCATCTGCGCGCCCAGGAGGTCGCGCTGGAGAACCGGCTGCCCTGTGTCTATCTGGTCGACTCCGGCGGCGCCTTCCTTCCCATGCAGGACGAGGTCTTCCCCGACCGCGACCACTTCGGGCGGATCTTCTACAACCAGGCGCGGATGTCCGGCGCCGGGATCCCCCAGGTCGCGGCGGTGCTGGGGTCGTGCACCGCGGGCGGCGCCTATGTCCCGGCGATGAGCGACGAGGCGGTCATCGTGCGCGGCCAGGGCACCATCTTCCTGGGCGGGCCGCCGCTGGTGAAGGCGGCCACCGGCGAGGTGGTCACCGCCGAGGAGCTGGGCGGCGGCGAGGTCCACTCCCGGGTCTCCGGGGTCACCGACCACCTGGCCGAGGACGACGCCCACGCGCTGCGGATCGTGCGCGACATCGTCGCCACCCTGCCGCCCTCCCCCGCCCAGCTGGGCGCGCTGCCCTGGCGGGTGGAGCCCTCCGAGGAGCCCGCGGTGGACCCCGCGGGGCTGTACGGGGCGGTTCCGGTCGACTCCCGCACGCCGTACGACGTGCGCGAGGTGATCGCGCGGGTGGTGGACGGCTCGCGGTTCGCCGAGTTCAAGGCCGAGTTCGGCACCACGCTGATCACCGGCTTCGCCCGGATCATGGGCCACCCGGTGGGCATCGTCGCCAACAACGGCATCCTGTTCTCCGAATCGGCCCAGAAGGGCGCCCACTTCATCGAGCTGTGCGATCAGCGCGGCATCCCCCTGGTCTTCCTCCAGAACATCTCGGGCTTCATGGTGGGCCGCAGCTACGAGGCGGGCGGTATCGCCAAGCACGGCGCCAAGATGGTCACCGCCGTGGCCTGCACCCGGGTTCCCAAGCTCACCGTGGTGGTCGGCGGTTCGTACGGCGCGGGGAACTACTCGATGTGCGGCCGGGCCTATTCGCCGCGCTTCCTGTGGATGTGGCCCAACGCCAAGATCTCGGTGATGGGCGGCGAGCAGGCCGCCTCCGTGCTCGCCACCGTCAAGCGCGACCAGCTCGAGGCGCGCGGCGAGGAGTGGAGCGCCGAGGACGAGGAGGCGTTCCGCGCCCCGGTCCGCGAGCAGTACGAGACCCAGGGCAGCGCCTACTACGCCACCGCCCGGCTGTGGGACGACGGAGTGATCGACCCCCTGGAGACCCGTACGGTGCTCGGTCTCGCGCTCACCGCGTGCGCGAGCGCCCCGCTGCCCGAAAAGGACCCCGCGGCGCCCGGCTACGGCGTCTTCCGGATGTGA